The stretch of DNA GACTCATCTATGTCATCATGCACATGCAGTATATAAATTCCTTTGCTAAACAATTTGGTATCAATGGATAAGCTGAACTTCCCTAAAATAATATTTTCTACTTTGGTAAATACAGTTTTTCCGGTTAGGTCCACAATATCTACCGTGATAAGTGCATTGCGGGTACAAGACAATAATATATTTAGGTTTTCTTCAGCCGGGTTTGGGAATAGCTTATCTATGTTCAGTGTCTGGCCATAGCCTATGTTGTTAACTATACTCGTATTAGTTCCGGTATTAAAGGTAAAAACCTTTGACCAGTTGCCATCGTTGCTTCCATTAAATCCGCGTACACGCCAATAATATTTTTTATTGATTAGCAAGCCAGTGACCTGCTGCGATGGAGCAATGAGCCCGCTCTGATTGTATACAAATGAAGGCCCTGCAAATACTGGAAGTTTAGCTACTTGCAACGTGTATGACACCGCACCAGGCAACGAGTCCCACACCATAATAGGATTGAGGACATTATTTGTACTGGTATCGGGTGGGGCAACTAATTGTGGCCCGGGCATGGCGCTGGTAAATGAATACACAGCCGAAGTATTATAATGACCACCGTTGTTAGATTTAACACGCCAATAGTACTTCGTACTTCCTAAAAAATTTTTGGAGGCGATAGAATCGATTGCCGAGTTAATTCCATATACTAAATTAGTAAATAGCGAATCGGTACTAAATTCAAGTGAGTACATAACTGCCTGGTCGATATGCGACCATACAAACATTTGTCCATCATAAACATCGACTGCATTGTTGGCTGGACTTAGCAACAATGGTGCATCGGGAATACTATCATTCACTCCATTCTTGGTTACGAACATTTCAATTTTTTGCAAGGGCACATCATTCTGATCGCGTGGAGAATTAACAATGGTATCAACCACTTCCATGCCCGAAGTTACCTGACCATATACGGTATAGTCACCATCTAAAAACAATGCCGGAGCAACACAAATATAAAATTGCGAATTGGCACTATTGGTATCTACATCGCGTGCCGCCCCAAGGCGGCCGCGAAGATGTCGAACCACACTAAACTCTGCATTTACATTTGGCTGATTAGGATTCCCTTGCCCCCACGTGCTTATAGGCCCGTTAATAGAATTAGGATCGCCACCTTGTATTACAAACCCCGGAACCACTCTATGAAAAGCAGTGCTGTCATAAAACTGAACATTAACAAGGCTGTCATAATAATTAGTTGCCAATGGCGCTATCAGCGGGAATAATTCTATTTCAAAGGTTCCTAAATAAGTGCCAGCCCGGTGTGTTTCGATTATATAGCGCGGCTTATCAAAGCCCTGACTATAGCATATAACTGCAGCAAGCAATAAGACTAAGGACGTAATGATTTTTTTCATCAGATTAATTATTTTATTCAAAGGTAAATAATTTTATAAAAGCTGATTCACACAAAATGGTTTTTATGAAAACAGAAGCGAATAAAAAAATTGTTAGTTTATCGCAGTATGCTACTTGTATGGTTGTAATAATGAAAGCCTAAATACGTAGATGTCAAATAGAATATTTTTTGTAAAAGAAAATTACGATGCAAACTACCTGTCGAAAAAACAAGAAGAAGTTTTATTACTGCTACCTCACTACTGCAATTTTAGCTATGCAGGTATTGGTTCCTTGTTCATCGCTGCACATGGCAAGGTATATACCGGTGCTTACACGTTCCCCTTTCAAATTGTTGCCATCCCAAATAGCTTGTCCCCCATTAGCACGCATTTCGGTAACAAGGCCTCCGGCAATATCTGTAATTTTTATATATCCATTATTTACCAACCCGCGTATGGCAATTGGCCCGCTGTAAGTTTCGCGCACAGGGTTTGGAAATACAAGCACATCTTCGCATGCTTCGCTACCTAAGGTGGCATCGCCCTGATATGAAATCATACCACGGTCGGTGCTAAAAAAAACTTCGCCTGTAGCTTCGTTGACTTTTATGCTGTTAATGTTATTAGATAATAATGGACTATTGGCCTCGCTAAAATTAAGAATTTGTTCAACGCCATCAGACGAAGTCAGATACACTCCGCCACTTTGTGTGCCAAACCATTTACGGTTAGCGCCATCAACGGTAATGGCTTGCACTACTTCTTTATCCAACAAATAGAGATTATAAGTTTCCTGCTGAATCAGAATTTGTTGTGCATCAAAGTTACCATTGCTAAACACTGCACCGGGACTATAAAATACGCCAACTCCTTTTTCGGTACCTATCCATATTAATCCATCGCGATCTTTGGCCATACATCGTACTGCCTTGCTTGGTAGTTTCCCTTTTCCTTCTTCATCGGTAAGTAATTTTGCCTGATCATCGCTCACATCGTCCAATGTGCCATTGTGATTATAAACATACAAGCCTACTTTGTTTGCACCACTCACCGGAATGTTTATCCATAGCTGATCATTATCATCCGCAACTATATCAGTTACATAATCGCCACCTGCTAAGCTTTTGGTATAATATTTTTTCCATTTACCATCTCCTTTTTTTACTATAAGCCCCGTATCGGCAATGGTATTGCATATCCACAAATTATTGTCATTGTCAAATGCAAGGCCTCCTACACGCACATTGTTGTAATTTGCAATAATGCTTTGATTCTTAATAATGCTGTTGCTTCCGTTATACAATGTAATGGCACCATTGTTATATTCTACCAGTCCTCCACCAAACGAACCAAAGTAAACATGCTCCTTATCCGACTTGTCGGCTGCAAT from Bacteroidota bacterium encodes:
- a CDS encoding peptidylprolyl isomerase, coding for MKKIITSLVLLLAAVICYSQGFDKPRYIIETHRAGTYLGTFEIELFPLIAPLATNYYDSLVNVQFYDSTAFHRVVPGFVIQGGDPNSINGPISTWGQGNPNQPNVNAEFSVVRHLRGRLGAARDVDTNSANSQFYICVAPALFLDGDYTVYGQVTSGMEVVDTIVNSPRDQNDVPLQKIEMFVTKNGVNDSIPDAPLLLSPANNAVDVYDGQMFVWSHIDQAVMYSLEFSTDSLFTNLVYGINSAIDSIASKNFLGSTKYYWRVKSNNGGHYNTSAVYSFTSAMPGPQLVAPPDTSTNNVLNPIMVWDSLPGAVSYTLQVAKLPVFAGPSFVYNQSGLIAPSQQVTGLLINKKYYWRVRGFNGSNDGNWSKVFTFNTGTNTSIVNNIGYGQTLNIDKLFPNPAEENLNILLSCTRNALITVDIVDLTGKTVFTKVENIILGKFSLSIDTKLFSKGIYILHVHDDIDESSELFEVK